TGAAATTGATTTTGCAGGGGAAAGGAGGATGATTGTGAAAGCTTTCTTCTACTCTTAAAGATCTTCACAGTTTGCCTGGATGTCTAAATGAATTGTATTTAAAATCAATAACTGGCAATAAAATTAACCACACTAAATTAACAGTTATGAGGTTAGAAAAAGGGAAATGGCAATAAGCTACTTGGTCTGAAATCGTCTTTTTGGAATGTGACTTGGAGACCATACTTGTAAGTTAAAATGTTCCCTGAAAGCTGTTGTTCTCTGCTCAGAAGTATAGATTATCCCCAGGGAGTCCCGTGAAGCAGATAACAGAATTTCTAGGATGATTTGGCTGAGTTTTTCTCATCTATATTATAAATGGCATAATAATCACAGAAGAAATTCACACTATATTACTTCTTTCAActaatatactgtattttttttaaatatgcctTTTCTATAACTTATGTCATAACTATCTTTGGCTTTTATgtgcttgtttaaaaaaaaactgtaaaagttaaaaaaaaacaaacctataaGCTTCTGAATACAGGCCCTTTATGAGCAGGGTAGGTAGCACCTACATTAAGTAATTCAGACTATTTTGGGAACCACATAGGTAAGAAACaagaatgacattttcttttttttcttttgctttgaagCGGAGTGTTCAGGAGTTTATGTCACAGTGGCTGGTTCCAGATTTGGTTGCAGACATATGTGTTCTGTGGGAGTTTTGATCTCTGGTAGAAATATAGTCGACTCTTGATTGTCAAGGTTAACTACATTTCCAAATGTACTTTCTCTGGCTTTCTATCACATGTCAGAGCTTTTAAATTTTACCATCTGCTTATATGTGCtcatgaaaaccaaaattattcagtagtattttatttcattattatcataAACATTTAAGTTCCTAATGTAGTCTGAGCACTGTGTTGGGCTCTAGAGATACTGAGATACATCCCAAGCATGAAGTTATGTTTGCTTCTGAAAGATCTTATAGTTCACTTTGAAATCAAAgagatgtaatttttatttatttgaaccaCTTTTCCCTCTTCTAATATGTGATTAGAAGTTGACCGTAAATGGGACATAGGTcctgtttgtttttaaggaagaATTAATAGAGACTATAAGCAAAAGACAAAATTCTATTGTACATGCAGAAATATAACACAGAATGACCAAAAGAAAATTCAGCAAGCAAtggtaaaaataacaaattatttactGTTTTATAATGTTAAAGTATTTCGCCAAGACAAGTTGCAGTCAAATTAAAGTGAGTTatggaaaatgaaatacataaagaTGTATTTATACAAGTGCAgactaaatatattttccatacaagtttgtaaatgaaaagatatacagTAAGTGCACACTCGATATGACTATGCAGGCAACAGTTAGTTTCAGATACTCTTGTATAGTTCATGCACAAACCTTCCCAAAGTACAAGTTCAGTCAGTCTTGGGGGATATGGAGGGATGATTAAAAAAGGATTGAGTTCCTTGCAAAAATATCAGTATGGACTGGATGAGGGTGAGCGTGGTCAGTTATATATATTACTTACTGTAATTTGTGATTGTCGAGGAAGAGGTGTGGCTGTTGGTGTGATAGTAATACTGCTGGTGACTTTATTGGTTGTTTTGTTTAGTGCCCCATTAATTAAGCCTTGAGTTCGGTTATCCTGCAGTGGTGCTGAAGGGCTGGCAGGTCTCACAGGGCTGGCTACAGCTTGCATGTAAGGACTTCCTAAGTGAATGTGGATTTTATTATCCTCAGTAGTTATCACACTTGAACTATTACTGTTTGAACGCTGAAACTGCCATGATGACTGCCGGTCCGGGGAGACTCTGAATATCGCATGCTTGGCACTGATTTCTATTGGTTCTGGAGAGCGTCCCTGCTCAGGAGAGCTAGCTGAACCAGTCACAGCCAAAACCTGAATAGGGGACATTGTCCTTTCTGGAGTTAGAGAACCACAAGACTCGGGGGTCTGTGCTCTGGCAAAAGTTGCCATGGTAATTGGGGACATGCCTTGTTCTAAATTCATGAGGTCTTCGGTAGAGGTTTTGGATTTTACTGGTGTTATGGAGGCATTTTGGAGGATGGTTATCCTTTGCTTTGGCGTGCCACAGTTCGGTATCACTGCAGTACTCGTGTAAGAGTGAGGACTCTCTGTAGTCGGGCTTGTGATTTCAAGAGTGGCTGTGTTTTGTACATGGTCTGGAGTAACCTTTATATGAAGTGGCTGCCCAGGTGTGTGGCTTAGGACTAGATCTCCAGGTTGCACAAAGTTGGCACTGggtttagtttgtatttttccattctgAGGATGGCCCTCCTTGGATTTCATCCAGGGAATCCATAGCTTTCTGTTAACAGGACATGGAGTAGACTGGCTGCATTTGAAGGACAGCACAGATCCCTCATCATTAGGGTCCTCATCTTGATCCTCACTCTCCTCATATAACTGACCATTGATGACTGCACGTTCCAGAGGAATGAGGCTCTTGTAATCAGGTGGTTCATTGTCTACTGCTTCTGTCTGAACTTCTTTAGAAAATACTTGAGTATCGGAAATTCTTCTTCCATTGAGACTAGGCCTGAGGCTCTTACTGAAATGCCGGTACCTCTCTAACTCCTTAGTGAGGTTTTCAATCTCTCTTCCTAAATCTCTGTTCctgttttcttgttgatttagTTTTTTTTGCAGGACTGAGTGATCTCCCTGGAGGTGACATATTAGGTCTTCAGTTGCCATGTATTcatgaattttctcttttaatgcaTCCACTTCTCTTGAGAGGTGCCCTGACTTAGCTTCTTCTTCTTGAAGCCTTTTGAAAAGCCATTGTTCATGGCTGGTCTCTGTCTTTTCTGCTAATTTGTACTTAGCAAGTTCCATTTTAACATGCTCCAGCTCTTTAGATAAAAATTGAGCTTTGTCTCTTTCATTAGCGTACCTTCGTTCTAGAGTCTCATATTCATCTTCTGTTTTCATGAGGTCGTCCTCAATGGCTTTCATGTCCTTTAGCTTCAGTTTCAGTCTTTCCACTTCTTGAGAGAGCTCCTTAATCTTATTGTTTTCTTGGTGTAATGCTGTTGTGGATTTCCCAGAGTCttgatttaatttgttttttgggAAATCTTTCTCAATTGCTTCCAGTGATTGAAGCCTATTTTTCAACATATTAACTCTTGACAGGAgatcatttcctttctcttcttccgctttcaatttgttttttaaatcatctctctccttGGTTACGCTGTACATCTTTTCTTCTACATCGGTTTTGGACTTGAGCGCCCTTTTAGTTTCCTCAATTAACTTCTCAGTAACTGTTGTTACTTTATTTTGCTCCACTTGAAGCTGAGAAGAAGCAGCTTGTAAtttatcttcagttttctttaatttttcactCATTGTTTTGCGTTCATCTACAAACATCACAGTTAATGTTTTCAGTTTAGTTAAATCCTCTTTTAGAGTGAATTCTGTCTTTTCTAGCCGACTTTCAATGGCTTCTAGCTCTTTAATCCTTACTTTTAAACTCTCCAGTTCTTGAGACAACTGTTTTGTGgtcatcctttctttttctaaattgcaTTTCAGAGAGTAGCattcttgtttgcttttgttgaaagCATCTTCTAACTTTTCCAGAGCCATAATTCTTTTACTGAGTTTTTCAACCTCTAGTTTAAAGTCTTTACTCTGTAACGTCTCCTTTTCAAGCCTCTTATTGAGATCTCTGCACTGCTCTTCCATTTTTATGAGCTCTTCATCTTTCCCTTCCATATCTAGCACACGTTTCCTGAGCTCTTCCACTTCAGCCATGATACCAGCATTTCCATATTCTCCcttactgattttttcttttatatcctgCAGCTCCTCTTCTGCTTTTCGTAAAGACCTGTTTGTCTCTTCTAACTCATCAATCTGCCGGCTGAGTGCTGCCAGCTTTTGTTGAAGCTGGCGATTTTGACTGTCCTCATTGGTGAGCTTCGCCATAATTGTGTGTTGGTCCTGGTGAAACTTTGTGGTCTGTGTTTGCAGTTCCTTCTCTAGTCTGGTTGccttctgctcctcctcctgaACTCTGGCTTCAGCAAGAGCTAGTTTGGTATgtgtttcttttgcatttgtggTCAGCTCTTGGATTTTCTGTCTTTGAAGGGTGAGCTCTGCCGTCAGCCTTTGTTGTTCATCCACCACCATCAAAGCAAAAGACTTCAGCTTGGTCAGCTCCTCTTTCAGGGTGGTgacccttttctccttttcttgctcCTTCTCCTCCTGAGACTTGATTTCTTGATCAATTAGCTTCTTTAATCTGAAAAATGTAAAGTGCATTTTGTGATTGATGCTTTAGTAACTCATCGActgtaattaaatatatatgtaatttagaaATTATGTAATTGTATGAACTGTGTCAGTTCATATACAATATGCAAAAGAGTTCCTGAATTTGATGACAGAGGAAAATCTTGATAAACAGTTATCTTGCTTTTTTACTTGACTACTATTGATCAGTAACAGCTGCATTTCACCAGGAGCCTTAGTAAAAGAGTAAAGGCAAGAATATTTAGTTTAAATTGCTTGGGTAACATATAATTATTAGGCAGTCTGGCCTGAAGACTATGAAAATAGGCACAAGCTTGAGATGATGCAGTTAGACCTGGCTGCAAGACTGACCCTAATCTTACCAACTAATTGATCTGGGCagttatttaacatctctgaacctcaatttcctcatatgAAAAATGGGGGCAATAATTATATTTACTTCAGGGgctttttatgaaaattaaatgaagtgaTTCATCTAAGATTCTCATTGTCCTGGCACGTGGCAAGCATTTGGTATTAGTTCTTGctgctgttctttttttattaataggGTTATTATATTTATCAAATAGTTTGCTTGAACCAAAGTATGTGGTGCATTAATGTTTGATGTTCAACTCCTTCATTCTTAGTTAAGAAAAATTGTATTCCCATTGCTTAGAAGTTATGCACTTCACTGATAGACATCTGTGCCAATTAAAACTTGGTTTGCACTGGCACAACATTATTCTGAGAACCACTTCACATATACCTTATCCTCATAGTGGACAACAGTTAAGTGAGGAGAATTGAGAGGCATCTGTTTGGGTTTGGTGTTTTCATAACATTTGAGAAGAGCGTGGGGTTTGGTAGGAAAGTGCTTATTGATGAGAGTCTGATGCTAGACATGATGGAAGAGAAACTCTGTTATCAGGAACATAATAATTCCCTCTTAAATGACGACTACTGTGAcatgctgttttcttcttttatgttttaaatttgtcTACATAACAGGAGGATATTTTACATGTAGTATAAACTGTCTCTTCCACCTCAGTAGTGAGGTCAAAGCTTTAAATTTGTGGCACTCTCAGTTACATTGTGAATGGGCTGATTACAGAGGATGTAATTACAGCTTTGCAGTTAAACAGAAGCTAAAATAGAATGGAATCCCTGAGGAATTGAACTAAAGGACTTGTCATGGATGAAGTTATGAATGTTTACATTCTGATAGGTATAGAGAATTCATAATACTTTAATGTATCTTTTCTCTTAGGGATGAGTTAACTATCAAATGCATGTCTATCATCCTTATCATAGAACTTACTTTTTGAAAGTTGTGTAAGGATTTGAGagaacttattatttattttattttaatttaatttattttttgaaacggagtctcactatcaccaggctggagtgcagtggggtgatctcggctgcaacctctgactgcctggttcaagcgattctcctgtctcagcctccctagtagctgggattataggcatgtgccaccgcgcccagctaatttttgtatttttagtagagacagggtttcaccatgttggccaggatggtctcaatctcctgatctcgtgatccgcccgccttggcctcccaaagtgctgggattacaggtgtgagccactgtgccggctgAGAGAACACTTTAAAAGGAAACTAATTTAGGGTCATCTTCTTGGAAATTGAGTCCTTCTTTTTGAGATTCTAATCTGCtcttttctgtaattttctgtAATTACATTACACAGGAAGAAcatgtttaaaataatcatataagaATTCTCCATCTTTTTTGTGGGAATCCACttttagttttttctgttttgaggaCTTAACAGGAGGCTGGCCCAAGGGCTGTGGCTTGTAAAATTCAGAAGATGCTCGGCGGGATGCTGGGGTGTGGTTGATGATGATCTCATCCAAGGTCTTGGCAAAAGGCTTGCCCATGGTTTCTGGCCATGCCCCATCCCTATTTGAGACACGTGAGAGCCTGAAAAGATAAGCATGGAAGCTTCTTCTCGAATGGTCATGGGACTTCTCAACCCAGTGGCAGCGTCCACGGGTAAACTGCTTTGGTGGTGAAATAGTTAAAAACAACTTTGGCAAAGTGCTTcttcctcctgccttagcattAGAATTCATtcgatttggccgggcgcggtggctcaagcctgtaatcccagcactttgggaggccgaggcaggtggatcacgaggtcaggagatcgagaccatcctggctaacacagtgaaaccccgtctctactaaaaaatacaaaaaactagctgggcgaggtggcgggcgcctgtagtcccagatactcgggaggctgaggcaggagaatggcgtgaacccaggaggcagagcttgcagtgagctgagatccggccactgcactccagcctaggcaagatagccagactccgcctcaaaaaaaaaaaaaaaaaaaagaattcattcgATTTAATGGTTTTGACAATGCCTTGAGCATAATTACAGTGAAATATTTTTCCCCTCTCTACACCACAGTTCTTACAGTTTTATtagagagcagtttcacaaaaacttttaagtatttattttcagtttattaaaTTATAGCATGTGCTATTTCAGTTTCATGAGAAGGGGGTGTGTTTTCTTAGGATATGAGGGAGGGAAGACTGTTTCACAGTATAATTAAAAGAGTATTAAAAGGGAATGGTGATTAGTGAGTGCAGTGCAGTAACCTGCAAAAAAGGTTTAGAAGAAAATTCAGTTGCTTCCATTTTGTTCAGTGTTTTTGGAGTAGACATGATGCATATTTTTCAGCCTGGGGCATGATGCATATTTTTCAGCATGATGCAAACATAAGCAtctttttcatggtttttatAATTTGGTGCCATCCCCATCTGTTCCCCAAGCTCTGTCTGATTATTTGAATGCATTTTCTCTAAGCATTTCCTTACTACTTGTTTTCCAGTAACCTGCTGTTTCCTTGGGCCACTCTCATGAGCGCACCATAAGACAGTCAGCTGTCTAGTCTGGTAAAGCCTGTCGGGGAGGTAAACAGGAATTTATTTGCAGAAAAAACTGTACCCATAGCCATCAACCTGGGAGCGCAGGACAAGGATCCAGTGAGAACTGAGAGCAGGAGGCCCTGATGGAATTGTTTCAGACCCAGTTGGATGCGTGTAATGCTGTTACACGTTGTGTGGTCGTGTacatgtgtgtgagagagggaaagagagctGGTTATGCTACTGAGTTTGAAGGAACTAGCACTTCTGATAGTGATGAATGGGCCACCCTAAATCATTATTTCTTGCCTGATATTCAGGAGCATTTGAAGGTTGAAGTTTGAGGCTAGTTTTTGGTCTTTCTTCAAAAGTATAGGGTGAGGAGGGTGTGGAGTTGAGCCTCCTAAGCCGGCTTCTTACTTTGAGTAGGAATGGACTTTAGACAACACAGTCACTTAATTTTCTgtctgcattatttttctttgcatattaACAGGATTTAGCATTGATACTTGCATTATATGCTAATGCAGGTTATCATGAACTCTAAGTTTGCTAGCCAAAGCAGATAAATGATTTTGATTGCTTTTAACCAGGGTTTTCATAATCTTCAAAGTAGCATAGATCTTGAGGTGCAGAACTCTGCAGATCTAAAATTCATTCCCTAAAAGCTGTGTAGTCAAATTATGACTCCTTTTTCCATTAATAGTTACAGTTTAGGTGCCTTTATGCAGGAATAACCTATGTTAGGGTTTCTCCATCTTCAGCGTTATTGATATTTGGGGTCAGATAATTTTTTCATTGTGGAGGTCTTCTTGTGCACTACAGGATGTTTAGCGGCATCCCTTTGTTGTGAATTAAgaatgtttccagacattgccagatgtctcCTAGGGGGCAGTCACCTCCAATTGAGAACTACTGatctgtgcatgtgtatgtttgtggCATGTGTGTATGTCAGTCTGTCAGTAGAAGTTAGACTCCATCATTTTGCCTTACTCAGCTTTAATTAAACAGGTGCAACAGAGAGCTCCCACCTAAATTACACGTACACTTGGTGATTTTATCTTCCCTGCTAGTGGCCTATTCTTTACCAGTGCTTCTCACAGTGTAAAGTGCATTTGAATCACATAGGAATCTTGTTAAACTGCAGACTccaattcagtaggtctggggtgggcctCACAATTTGCATTATAACAAACTCTCAGATGATGCCAAGTCTGCTGGCCCTCAGACTGACTGTGGGTAACAAGGCTTTACCATTTACATGTCAGATGTTTCCTGGAAATGGGATACTGTTTGAGTATTAACTCTGCCAATTGTTGTTTGTTATTGATTTATACTCAATCTGCAGTACCACAGGCTGTATTCCTGACCTAGATGACCAcccatttttttcaaagaagatatcAGGTGAGAGAATATGACTAAATTAACTAAAATCTGTTCCCCACATTTCTGGGGAACAAAATGACTCGAAATGCATAGCATAGTTGGTGGGTCAGTAGCTACATTTTCATGCAAAAAGAGCACTAAATGATTTTAGCTCCAATTTGTGTTTTTTCTCACAAGCACAAAGACTAAAATATAGGAGACTATATAATAGCTGCCATTCTTTACTTAGTGCCAGTGATGTGTTGCCAAGCACTGAGCTGAGTCTGTACATCTGTCGGTTCTAATTCTCATGATAAATTTACAGGGTTTgggattatctccattttacagctgtgaaaattgaggctcagaaaggtcaaGAAGGAGCAAGGCTGTGCTACTGTGCTATTTCCCCACATTACACTGCAAAGAACACAAACCATTACATAGGGCTGGTCCACACACAAGGATTTTTATCAAGAACACTCTGAATGGAGAACTATCAGCTTAAAAAATCTTACTTATCATTGcgtttgtattctttttaaaaagtgtgtatcTCACAGAGCAggggtttttaaatgtttgttcttGTATCTGCTAAAAGAATGTTGAAGAACTAAGtacttcttttcacattttttaactAGCATCTAGATTTTTTCATTCAATGTTTAAATAGTTGTAAAAggatatattttaacatttgccATCTAATCTGAAAGTCCTCATTAACAAATTGGACAGCCAAACCAGTCATTCAGGAAAAGTCTGACTTCATTTTTCAACCTAACGAAATGTGTAAATACACATCCCTCTGGTACCCATCTCATTTCTAAAAGGTAAGGCATGAGGACTTGCCCTGCATTGTCCCCAGATGAAGAAACAAGGCACTGCTTCATTCATTGTTTGGTTCTGAacctgttgctgctgctgctcttgctgctttgctctgctctgctcttttCTCATAGGACTCTAAGGATTAAAGCTTTCTATAGTCATCCCTTTGTCTGATGCCCCAGAGGGGTTTCCAACCCAGGAAGAGCCACTTGATAAGAGTTTGCTAAGAagtttgttttgaaaatgttgtTGGAAAAGGAGAACTCATAGAACACAAAGAGTATATGTATGAATGGTGGACACAGACGTTGATCCCTTAAATCTCTCCATGCCTGTACCCATAGGAAGTCTTTATGTAccctcaggggtacatgtaccCCAGTTTAAAAGACTACTGTCTTGGAGTACTCATATTCATGTTCTAGTACTGACACCACAGCATTATAGAAACATTCATTGAATCCTCGCCAATAAAAACGGGTTTTGGAAGCTGGTTTTATGGACACAAAAGTGAGGTAATTAAATCCAAACTGGCTTAAAGCAGTATCTTATGACAGCTTTTCGTTAGAGTTTTTATTATGGCTCAGAATTGTTATAACTTACTGTGGtttatcactattattatgtgCAATACCAGTTCCTTGTTTTTTCAGAAACATCACATCTGTCATCTTCAGTATTCTTTGGTACTAACCATAATTCTGGTTCTTCGTTACAAATGATACACTCAGAgggttttttcagtttttatttgcagACACATATGTCAGCACAGATGTGCACCTACATTTTATCTCCTCTGTGAGACACTGAGTGTCAGTAATAATGCAGCATATAATACACATATGAAACACATCGTATGTCTAAATGCTATAACACCAGTCATACccataataatttatattataattcttaccgtttttgattttgttatttttgtacaTTACAGTCAACCCTACTAAAATACAGACTTCTTGAGAACAGGATGAGTATCAGTGATTCATTTGTGTGTCCTACAGTGTCTACCACAAAGCCCTTACATGTAGAGGGAGCCACATGAATATCttttgaataaattaaagaatgaacaaatactCCCTTTTGTGAAAAATACTGTAGCACTGTCCTAagtagttttattcattttttaagaaaatgctctAATATTTACCATGTACATGTTTTTAGGCATTTAAGAAAATGAGGTATGAGTGGGTTTCCCATCAGTGTTCTCCAAGaacattattttctctatttcatagCTACAGAGCCTCTAGAAAGAATCAAGACTGTTGGAACAggtccttttctcctttcttcagaTCCCTGCATTAGAACTGTatgtgcttgtttgtttgagGAGAACAGGGTTAGGTGGTAAACTAACCCTGGCTAGGATGTCCACATCCTAGCCCATCAGTCTCCTTTGGCTGTATCAACTCTGCTAACAAAGGAGTGACTATTTTATGTCTTCCTCAGAGTCCAGAGATCTACTGGATGAATATGTTTGTTTATTACATAAGCAACATTATATCAACAGCAGTGACAGTGGAAAAGAAATATCTATAATCTGACCACCCTAAAACATcaattatgtttctgtttttgcagATCGTTTTGCAGTTTTTCAGATGCTTGGTCCATAGAAATAAACTTAGGGTGATCATCAAGCAATAAAACCAATTCCACAAGCCATTAATGGTACTGTATTGTTTCTATCAGTTCCAGAAATCAGCCTGTAAATAGAGAATAACTTCAGAGTCAGCTTAGCTTCTCATCTGTCACTTTAAGGAAACGAATTTTTCACTGTATTCACTATGCAAATCTTGAATTTAATGTTTTTGATGTTATGAATATGGCAAGacttttgttcatttaatttacAAACAACAAAGACTATCATTAATACTAAGGCTATCCTGAGATGAACGGGGGATACAAGATCCTGTTTTCTAAGTGTTTATAGGCTATTAGGAAAGAATGAGGAGACAGTTCCAGCACAATTCAGTAAAGGCTtcagagcagtagttctcaaccttTTAGGTCTCATGACCTCTTCACACTCAAAAAATTTTGAGGACCCTAAAGAGCTTTTGAGTGTATGGGCTTTATCTATCTCTTTACTGTATTAGAAATTTgaactaagattttaaaaatactcattcgtgctcacgcctgtagtcccagcactttgggaggctgaggaaggtggatcacaaggtcaggagatcaagaccatcctggctactaacatggtaaaatcccgtctctactaaaaatacaaaaaattagccaggcatggtggcacgcgcctgtagtcctagctacttgggaggctgaggcatgagaatcgcttgaacccaggaggcagaggttgcagtgagctgagatcataccactgcactccagcctgggcgacagagcgagactctgtctcaaaaataaaatttaaaaaaaaaatcatttgttaaaaataataaatccatcATCTGttaatttaaataacatatttttatgaaaaaatacttttacaaacaaaattatttagtGAGAAGAGttgcattgttttacattttttgcaaCTAATGTCTAGCTCAGATCTGTTTCACACATTCCATTAGCTGTCAGAGAAATATCATCATACATCATGgagcctctggaaaactccatATACACTTCTGagagaatgagacagaaaaaGGTTGTGTTATTGTGAAGATATCTTTTTCACTCTCATAGGGGGCCACGCTTTAAGAACCATTACTCCAGAGGACAGACAGTTGAAACATAAGTGGcaaatttgtctttctctggAAAAGCATCTAGTTTGGGCTGTCACCATGTGCTTCTTCAGGCTGGTCAGCCTTTTGCTTCATCCTGATGAAGCCCCCAAATTCACTGGCTTAGTCACTGCTTTGATGTTTCCATCATTAATAAAGCCAGTCATTTGCTAACCATCAAACATAGATGGGAGATTCTCTGCCTTCAAATTTTCTGTCTCCCAGTCCATAGAAAAGTCCTAAATGACAAAACTGTTTTCGTAAGACATTGTGTTTTGTTTGAAACCCCAATTTGAAATAAGGGTATGGAAACCACTAAGTTGCCTGGTTTTTATAAATGGTTCCATCCATAGTGCTATGCAGGTCAGCTGACATTTAATTCATTTCAGACCTTGATGAGACAAATACAGTGACAGCTACTATGTTCTAGGCACCGTACTTGTTGTcagttcttttttcccccaaacttgCCTGTATTCTTGCACAGATCAACCTGATCATAACTTACAGTATTCTCCCAGTAACAACCAAAGCTGGTTTGGTCTTAAGATGTTTGAAACAGTGTAACAGTCACCCTAGTCCTAAGTATGTAACTTCATTTTGATGGGCTTAAATTCCTGTATTTGTTCTCATTATTCCAGAGCTAGTTGAATACAttactttttcttcctgatttataTGTTGATTACTAAACAGAAAACTGCATATATCacactcctttatttatttttatatctgctCTCACAGCTAGACTTTGATAGCCTGGTTATGATTATATCCCATTTTATCGTTTAGCAATTCTTGtctaatacataattttaattgtGTTGCATTGATAGCAGCTGTGTTCATGGTCAAATAACCATGGATTTCTAGCAGTTTGTAGAGTAATTACATGGAATTTATTGGAAAGCTTCTTTATT
This window of the Theropithecus gelada isolate Dixy chromosome 2, Tgel_1.0, whole genome shotgun sequence genome carries:
- the FILIP1L gene encoding filamin A-interacting protein 1-like isoform X2, which encodes MVVDEQQRLTAELTLQRQKIQELTTNAKETHTKLALAEARVQEEEQKATRLEKELQTQTTKFHQDQHTIMAKLTNEDSQNRQLQQKLAALSRQIDELEETNRSLRKAEEELQDIKEKISKGEYGNAGIMAEVEELRKRVLDMEGKDEELIKMEEQCRDLNKRLEKETLQSKDFKLEVEKLSKRIMALEKLEDAFNKSKQECYSLKCNLEKERMTTKQLSQELESLKVRIKELEAIESRLEKTEFTLKEDLTKLKTLTVMFVDERKTMSEKLKKTEDKLQAASSQLQVEQNKVTTVTEKLIEETKRALKSKTDVEEKMYSVTKERDDLKNKLKAEEEKGNDLLSRVNMLKNRLQSLEAIEKDFPKNKLNQDSGKSTTALHQENNKIKELSQEVERLKLKLKDMKAIEDDLMKTEDEYETLERRYANERDKAQFLSKELEHVKMELAKYKLAEKTETSHEQWLFKRLQEEEAKSGHLSREVDALKEKIHEYMATEDLICHLQGDHSVLQKKLNQQENRNRDLGREIENLTKELERYRHFSKSLRPSLNGRRISDTQVFSKEVQTEAVDNEPPDYKSLIPLERAVINGQLYEESEDQDEDPNDEGSVLSFKCSQSTPCPVNRKLWIPWMKSKEGHPQNGKIQTKPSANFVQPGDLVLSHTPGQPLHIKVTPDHVQNTATLEITSPTTESPHSYTSTAVIPNCGTPKQRITILQNASITPVKSKTSTEDLMNLEQGMSPITMATFARAQTPESCGSLTPERTMSPIQVLAVTGSASSPEQGRSPEPIEISAKHAIFRVSPDRQSSWQFQRSNSNSSSVITTEDNKIHIHLGSPYMQAVASPVRPASPSAPLQDNRTQGLINGALNKTTNKVTSSITITPTATPLPRQSQITVEPLLLPH